Proteins encoded together in one Rana temporaria chromosome 6, aRanTem1.1, whole genome shotgun sequence window:
- the LOC120944397 gene encoding probable serine/threonine-protein kinase DDB_G0277449, with the protein METSQHPSNGENQHGNSDEGRNPGVSSRGENAKAKRQKRNFRYHPYKRREEVTWKTFLGGPSVDDQSADEERMTKKGRFDAARSSFKTILGMICTAVLPKRPASDAIIPETFSLKQMTIADETISEMVNETVNKAVSETVNEADSETVNEADSETVNEAESETVSETVSETVSETVSETVSETINQVVSEHVNQAVSEPVNELVSEPVNKAARDVPGTTAGQGPPANFNLDSFIFHKILGQGSYGKVALASHPATGQKLAVKVVKKRKLLNEDPKCVLTERQILENVGESPFCTHAYGTFQSEEDLFFVMEYMKGGELFDLLKTAPLSTDTIRFITAELLCALQYLHGRGIIHRDLKPENILLDSSGHVKIADFGLSKVDMFGPKKAYSCAGTEAYMAPEVYYNKPYDAMADYYSLGVILFEMATGEDPESVRSRNYYPRNIDPDLRDVIERLLAKYPGDRWRAVKRLREHPFFRSIDWKKLEEGKVTSPLWMPKCPEIDTNKQIDVKKLIHYRGRKQRRIADEHQRLFDGFSFISRKWRKMLKRQ; encoded by the exons ATGGAGACATCTCAACACCCCAGCAATGGGGAAAACCAACATGGGAACTCTGATGAAGGGAGGAATCCCGGAGTGAGTTCCAGAGGGGAGAATGCCAAGGCAAAAAGGCAAAAACGAAATTTCAGATATCATCCATATAAGAGGAGGGAGGAGGTTACTTGGAAGACCTTCCTAGGGGGACCTTCTGTGGATGATCAATCAGCTGATGAAGAAAGGATGACAAAAAAGGGAAGATTTGATGCTGCAAGGAGTTCGTTCAAAACAATACTGGGCATGATATGTACTGCCGTATTGCCCAAGAGACCAGCATCAGATGCAATTATCCCTGAAACTTTTTCCCTGAAACAGATGACCATCGCAGATGAAACAA TCAGTGAGATGGTCAACGAGACAGTCAACAAAGCAGTCAGCGAGACAGTCAACGAGGCAGACAGCGAGACAGTCAACGAGGCAGACAGCGAGACAGTCAACGAGGCAGAAAGCGAGACAGTCAGTGAGACAGTCAGTGAGACAGTCAGCGAGACAGTCAGCGAGACAGTCAGCGAGACAATCAACCAGGTTGTCAGTGAACATGTTAACCAGGCCGTCAGCGAGCCAGTCAATGAGCTTGTCAGCGAGCCAGTCAACAAGGCAGCCAGGGATGTGCCCGGCACCACCGCAGGACAAGGACCACCAGCCAACTTTAACCTTGATAGCTTCATCTTTCATAAAATACTTGGTCAGGGTAGTTACGGAAAA gtcgccCTGGCATCCCATCCTGCCACAGgccagaaactggcagtcaagGTGGTGAAGAAAAGGAAATTATTGAATGAAGATCCTAAATGTGTACTTACAGAGAGACAAATACTTGAAAATGTTGGAGAGAGTCCTTTTTGTACACACGCCTATGGAACCTTCCAATCAGAA GAGGATCTCTTTTTCGTTATGGAGTACATGAAAGGAGGAGAACTATTCGACCTGCTCAAGACTGCTCCATTATCAACTGATACAATAAG atttattACTGCCGAACTTCTTTGTGCTCTACAATATCTACACGGACGTGGTATCATTCATAG AGACTTAAAACCTGAGAACATACTGCTTGACAGCTCTGGCCATGTCAAAATAGCAGACTTTGGCCTTTCTAAAGTGGATATGTTCGGACCCAAGAAAGCGTATAGCTGTGCCGGTACTGAAGCCTATATGGCCCCAGAG GTTTACTATAATAAACCCTACGATGCTATGGCCGACTATTATTCTCTTGGTGTCATCCTGTTCGAAATGGCCACGGGAGAAGATCCAGAATCAGTCAGATCCAGGAACTACTATCCAAGGAACATTGACCCTGACCTTCGAGATGTTATTGAGCGA CTTCTTGCAAAATATCCGGGAGATCGCTGGCGGGCAGTGAAAAGACTACGAGAACACCCCTTCTTCAGATCTATTGACTGGAAGAAGTTGGAGGAAGGAAAGGTTACTTCACCATTGTGGATGCCAAAA TGCCCAGAAATAGACACAAATAAGCAAATTGACGTGAAGAAACTGATTCACTACAGAGGAAGAAAACAGAGGAGAATTGCAGATGAGCACCAGAGATTGTTTGATGGCTTCAGCTTCATAAGCAGGAAATGGAGAAAGATGCTGAAGAGGCAATGA